One genomic segment of Synechocystis sp. LKSZ1 includes these proteins:
- a CDS encoding ATP-binding protein, which yields MSVSPPFPLPDNVDYQAMVEMANAIILRWNCDGDIHFINTYGLDLLGFTAQELLGRNVVGTIVPVTESSGRDLGILINNICNDPAQYLLNENEVICKNGERRWISWSNRPIFDDQGQLQEILSIGLDITQHQKTEMQLVMEGTASKTGYDFFCSCLEYLARVLQVRYALVTEVVGNQPLQARVLAVLGTEHIQENQVYECTQTICAPVLQGETVYVAQQAARQFPLDSILQSLQAESYLGIPLLNAERRAIGHLAVIDTKTMPYNVHREAILRIFAARASAELERQHYQNALCQAKEAAEAANFAKSAFLANMSHELRTPLNIILGFSQLLEREPLLNAQQQEFIKLINQSGRHLLTLINDVLELSKLEAGKSDFKPRVFRLTQLLQTCQDMFSLPCQNKGLDLHYQVDRNLPQLIETDEQKLRQVLINLISNAVKFTPQGQIWVRAHCAARQGKQVQLAIAVEDTGVGIPPEERENLFKPFTQTSSGKNIQSGTGLGLTISYQFVHLLGGELTFVPAQPSGAKFSFVIPVLIPPEEGARETGSWQATLPHPVPGMKTLRADDLKTMPLEWRTDVSQAALATDRGQLLRLIQQIPAEQQALQQQLMALVQNFDFDEILAAAEEPPHGASA from the coding sequence ATGTCCGTCTCTCCCCCGTTTCCTTTACCGGATAATGTTGATTATCAAGCCATGGTCGAAATGGCCAATGCCATTATTTTGCGCTGGAATTGTGACGGTGATATTCATTTTATTAATACCTATGGTTTAGACTTACTCGGCTTTACAGCCCAGGAATTATTGGGGCGTAATGTTGTCGGCACGATTGTTCCGGTCACCGAATCTTCAGGGCGAGATTTAGGGATTTTAATCAATAACATTTGTAATGACCCAGCCCAGTATTTGCTCAATGAAAATGAAGTAATCTGCAAAAATGGCGAGCGTCGCTGGATTTCTTGGTCGAATCGGCCTATTTTTGATGACCAGGGCCAACTCCAGGAAATTTTATCGATTGGCCTGGATATTACTCAGCATCAGAAGACAGAAATGCAATTAGTGATGGAGGGAACCGCGAGTAAAACGGGCTACGATTTTTTCTGTTCTTGCTTGGAATATTTAGCTCGAGTACTCCAGGTTAGATACGCCCTAGTTACCGAAGTTGTAGGGAATCAGCCTCTACAGGCTAGGGTATTAGCGGTTCTTGGGACAGAGCACATTCAAGAAAATCAAGTCTATGAATGTACCCAGACTATTTGCGCCCCAGTACTCCAAGGAGAGACGGTGTACGTTGCCCAGCAGGCGGCGCGTCAGTTTCCGCTGGATTCGATTCTCCAAAGCCTCCAGGCCGAGAGCTACCTGGGGATTCCCTTGCTGAATGCAGAGAGGCGGGCCATTGGCCACCTGGCGGTAATTGATACAAAAACCATGCCCTACAATGTCCATCGTGAGGCCATCCTGCGTATTTTTGCCGCCCGGGCCAGCGCAGAATTAGAACGCCAACATTACCAAAATGCCCTCTGTCAAGCCAAGGAGGCGGCCGAGGCCGCTAACTTTGCCAAAAGTGCTTTTTTGGCTAATATGAGCCACGAACTGCGAACCCCCCTTAATATTATTCTGGGATTTTCCCAACTTCTGGAACGGGAACCACTCCTAAATGCCCAGCAACAGGAATTTATTAAACTAATTAATCAAAGTGGGCGGCATCTTCTCACCCTGATTAACGATGTCCTTGAACTGTCGAAATTAGAAGCGGGTAAGTCCGACTTTAAACCCAGGGTTTTTAGGCTCACTCAGCTTTTACAAACTTGCCAGGATATGTTTTCCTTACCCTGTCAAAATAAGGGACTAGACCTCCACTATCAGGTGGACAGGAATCTTCCCCAATTGATAGAAACCGACGAGCAAAAGCTCCGCCAAGTCCTGATTAATTTAATTAGTAATGCCGTGAAGTTTACACCCCAGGGACAGATTTGGGTGCGGGCCCATTGTGCCGCCCGGCAGGGTAAGCAAGTACAGTTGGCCATTGCTGTCGAGGATACAGGGGTCGGCATTCCCCCAGAAGAACGGGAAAATCTCTTTAAACCCTTTACCCAGACTTCTTCCGGAAAAAATATCCAATCGGGAACCGGCCTAGGCCTAACCATTAGTTACCAATTTGTTCATTTGCTAGGAGGAGAGTTGACCTTTGTGCCAGCACAACCCTCGGGGGCCAAGTTTAGCTTTGTGATTCCTGTCTTGATTCCCCCAGAGGAGGGGGCCAGGGAGACCGGTTCTTGGCAAGCAACCCTGCCCCATCCAGTTCCAGGAATGAAAACCCTCCGGGCCGATGACCTCAAGACCATGCCCTTGGAATGGCGAACCGATGTGAGTCAGGCCGCCCTGGCTACGGATCGTGGTCAACTCCTTCGCCTCATTCAACAAATTCCCGCAGAACAGCAGGCCCTGCAACAACAACTAATGGCACTAGTGCAAAATTTTGATTTTGATGAAATTTTAGCGGCTGCGGAAGAGCCTCCCCACGGAGCCTCGGCCTAA
- the topA gene encoding type I DNA topoisomerase translates to MSKLVIVESPTKARTIRNYLPQDYRVEASMGHVRDLPASAEEIPAHYKDKQWANLGVNVEGNFEPLYVIPKSKKKVVKELQSALKQAEEVILATDEDREGESISWHLLQLLAPKVPIKRMVFHEITQEAIQKALKNCRDINENLVHAQETRRILDRLVGYTLSPLLWKKIAWGLSAGRVQSVAVRLLVQRERERRAFKEASYWDLKAQLIQSQNPFEAKLVSLGGEKLATGADFDPRTGQLSAGKKVVVLDQAQATALKARLTGKPWQVSQTEEKPTTRKPYPPFTTSTLQQESNRKLGISARDTMRIAQKLYEEGFITYMRTDSVHLSEQAIAAARSCVQQMYGREYLSPQPKQYTTKSKGAQEAHEAIRPAGTEFRIPNQTGLTGQELALYDLIWKRTVACQMADARVTQLSVSLTVEDAEFRAAGKRIDFPGFFRAYVEGSDDPDAAIENQEVILPPLKKGDRPDCQRIEEVGHETQPPARYTEASLVKTLESEGVGRPSTYASIIGTIMDRGYAQMRGKALVPTFTAFAVVTLLESHFPDLVDTGFTSRMEQTLDEIATGETAWLPYLQGFYLGEQGLENQVKVRESQIDPGTAKAIQLENLAAKVKIGKFGPYIEIPQGEAVVTASIPTDLTPADLSPDQVATLLKQKTEGPDQIGRHPDSGEPIFLLLGTYGPYLQLGEITETNKKPKRASLPKGITPEMVTLEMAVGLLALPRTLGQHPETGAKIQTNLGRFGPYIVHDQGKEGKDYRSLKAGDDVLTITLERALELLAEPKRGRGGARGAKTPLKELGPHPEDQEPVNVYSGPYGNYIKHGKVNVGLPEGETPDSITLEKALPLLAEKAGSKRKRTSSASKSSSSRKKSTSQETTRKRSVKAKSAES, encoded by the coding sequence ATGTCCAAACTTGTCATTGTCGAATCGCCTACCAAAGCACGGACTATCCGCAATTACCTGCCCCAGGACTATCGTGTTGAGGCCTCCATGGGCCATGTCCGCGACCTGCCGGCCTCGGCGGAGGAAATTCCAGCACATTACAAAGATAAGCAATGGGCCAACCTCGGGGTCAATGTGGAAGGCAACTTTGAACCCCTCTACGTCATTCCCAAGAGTAAGAAAAAAGTAGTGAAGGAATTACAATCGGCCCTGAAACAGGCGGAGGAAGTGATTCTGGCGACGGACGAAGACCGGGAAGGGGAAAGTATTAGCTGGCACCTCCTGCAACTGCTGGCCCCCAAGGTGCCGATTAAGCGGATGGTGTTCCATGAAATTACCCAGGAAGCCATTCAAAAGGCCCTGAAGAATTGTCGGGATATCAACGAAAATTTAGTCCACGCCCAGGAAACACGCCGCATTTTAGACCGACTAGTGGGCTATACCCTGTCTCCCCTGCTCTGGAAAAAAATTGCCTGGGGCCTGTCGGCAGGACGAGTGCAATCCGTAGCGGTACGCCTGCTGGTGCAACGGGAACGGGAGCGCCGGGCCTTTAAGGAAGCCAGCTATTGGGATCTCAAGGCCCAATTAATCCAATCCCAAAATCCCTTTGAAGCCAAGCTCGTTAGTCTGGGGGGAGAAAAACTGGCCACAGGGGCCGATTTTGATCCGCGCACCGGCCAACTCAGTGCGGGCAAAAAAGTGGTGGTGCTCGATCAGGCCCAGGCGACAGCTTTGAAGGCACGCTTGACCGGCAAACCCTGGCAGGTCAGCCAAACCGAAGAAAAACCCACCACTCGCAAGCCCTATCCCCCCTTTACCACCTCAACTCTCCAGCAGGAGTCGAACCGCAAATTGGGGATCTCGGCCCGCGACACCATGCGCATTGCCCAAAAGCTCTACGAAGAGGGCTTTATCACCTACATGCGGACAGATTCGGTGCATCTTTCCGAGCAGGCCATCGCCGCCGCCCGCAGTTGTGTCCAGCAGATGTACGGCCGTGAGTACCTCAGCCCCCAGCCGAAACAGTACACGACCAAAAGTAAGGGTGCCCAGGAGGCCCACGAAGCCATTCGCCCGGCGGGGACAGAATTTCGTATTCCCAATCAGACGGGCCTAACGGGGCAAGAACTGGCCCTCTACGACCTCATCTGGAAACGAACCGTGGCTTGTCAGATGGCTGATGCCCGTGTTACCCAGTTGAGCGTCAGTCTGACGGTCGAAGATGCCGAATTTCGGGCGGCGGGTAAACGCATTGATTTTCCGGGCTTCTTCCGAGCCTATGTGGAGGGTTCCGATGACCCCGATGCTGCCATTGAAAACCAAGAGGTGATCCTGCCTCCCCTGAAAAAAGGAGACCGCCCCGATTGCCAACGCATCGAGGAAGTGGGCCATGAAACCCAACCCCCCGCCCGTTATACAGAGGCCTCGCTGGTGAAAACCCTGGAAAGCGAAGGGGTGGGCCGACCGAGTACCTACGCCAGTATCATTGGCACCATTATGGATCGCGGCTATGCCCAAATGCGGGGCAAGGCCCTGGTGCCGACCTTTACGGCCTTTGCCGTCGTGACCCTGCTGGAATCCCATTTTCCCGACCTAGTGGATACCGGCTTTACCTCGCGTATGGAACAAACCCTGGATGAAATTGCCACGGGAGAAACGGCCTGGTTGCCCTACCTCCAGGGTTTCTACCTGGGGGAACAGGGCCTGGAAAACCAAGTCAAGGTGCGAGAGAGCCAGATTGATCCGGGAACCGCTAAAGCCATTCAACTGGAGAACCTCGCCGCTAAAGTCAAGATCGGCAAGTTTGGCCCCTACATCGAAATTCCCCAGGGTGAGGCCGTTGTTACTGCCTCTATTCCCACCGATCTCACCCCTGCAGATCTGAGCCCCGACCAGGTGGCCACCCTGCTCAAGCAAAAAACCGAAGGCCCTGACCAAATCGGCCGCCATCCCGATAGCGGTGAACCGATTTTTCTGCTCCTGGGAACCTATGGCCCCTACCTGCAACTAGGGGAAATTACAGAAACTAATAAAAAACCCAAGCGAGCCTCCCTCCCCAAGGGCATCACCCCCGAGATGGTCACCCTAGAGATGGCCGTGGGTCTGTTGGCCCTGCCCCGAACCCTGGGCCAGCATCCGGAGACTGGAGCCAAAATCCAAACTAATTTAGGACGTTTTGGCCCCTACATCGTCCATGACCAAGGCAAGGAAGGGAAAGATTATCGTTCTCTCAAGGCTGGGGATGATGTCCTGACCATTACCCTAGAACGGGCTCTAGAATTGCTGGCAGAACCCAAACGGGGCCGGGGGGGCGCTCGAGGGGCCAAAACTCCCCTCAAGGAATTGGGCCCCCACCCCGAAGACCAAGAACCTGTCAATGTCTATAGTGGCCCCTACGGCAACTACATTAAGCACGGCAAGGTTAATGTTGGCTTACCAGAGGGAGAAACCCCTGATAGCATAACCCTAGAAAAGGCCCTGCCCCTGTTGGCGGAGAAGGCCGGTAGCAAGCGTAAGCGCACTAGCAGTGCCAGCAAATCATCCAGTTCCCGCAAGAAAAGCACCTCCCAAGAAACAACCCGTAAACGCTCCGTTAAAGCGAAATCAGCCGAAAGTTAA
- a CDS encoding transglutaminase-like domain-containing protein, with translation MDFYYQREVSQPDDQIHLAKAALYFARAEYPDLQPDPYLFQLREMAAALAPRLPTPRYPLKVIEAINQYLFQELGYSGNSRNYYDPRNSFLNEVLSRHTGIPISLAVVYLELAKLLDFPMVGIGLPGHFLVRPDFEDVGIFVDVFNEGEILFAEDCEQRLQQVYQQEIRLQPHFLEPVGNRQILARMLTNLKFIYINSHDYERALTMVSFLLATLPHATTELRDRGLLYYQTGQFAAAVLDLEAYLNLAPQAQDAPTIHQILEQIR, from the coding sequence ATGGATTTCTACTATCAACGAGAAGTTAGTCAGCCTGATGACCAGATTCACTTGGCTAAGGCGGCCCTGTACTTTGCCCGAGCTGAATATCCTGACCTCCAACCCGACCCCTACCTGTTTCAACTGCGGGAAATGGCCGCGGCCCTGGCCCCGCGTTTGCCGACCCCCCGCTATCCCCTCAAGGTAATCGAAGCGATCAACCAATATCTCTTCCAGGAGTTAGGCTACAGTGGCAACAGCCGCAATTACTACGACCCCCGTAATAGCTTTTTGAATGAGGTTTTGAGCCGACACACGGGGATTCCTATTTCTCTGGCGGTGGTTTATTTAGAGTTGGCAAAACTCCTCGATTTTCCCATGGTGGGCATTGGTCTCCCTGGTCATTTTTTGGTACGGCCTGACTTTGAAGACGTAGGCATTTTTGTCGATGTCTTCAACGAGGGGGAAATTCTCTTTGCCGAGGATTGTGAACAACGACTCCAACAGGTTTATCAGCAGGAAATTCGACTCCAACCCCATTTTCTAGAGCCGGTGGGAAATCGCCAAATCCTGGCCCGGATGCTGACCAACCTCAAGTTTATCTACATCAATAGCCACGACTACGAACGGGCCCTGACGATGGTCAGCTTTTTGTTGGCGACGCTCCCCCATGCCACGACGGAACTGCGTGACCGGGGCCTGCTTTATTACCAAACTGGCCAGTTTGCAGCGGCCGTTCTTGACCTAGAGGCCTACCTTAACCTGGCCCCCCAAGCCCAGGATGCCCCTACCATCCACCAGATCCTAGAGCAAATTCGTTAG
- a CDS encoding glycosyltransferase gives MFFSVVIPTYNRRLILEKCLRALTVQHLTNTQVEGYEIVLVDDGSTDGTLEWLAQHRQDFPQVVTYSQDHQGPAMARNLGVHQAKGDIIIFIDSDLVVTENFLQAHADALIAGQAQLQSDRLFTYGAVINTCNFDDPTSEPYKITDFSAAYFATGNVAIAKQWLEAAGLFDTQFQLYGWEDLELGVRLKQLGLTLIKCPAAVGYHWHPPFSLAQIPQLIDREIQRGRMGVLFYQKHPTWEVRMMIQMTWLHRLLWGLLSLGGHLNEKTLAPLLQWLIDQKRPQLALEIARIFLNWYNVQGVYAAYQEQAADPAST, from the coding sequence ATGTTTTTTAGCGTTGTTATTCCTACCTACAATCGCCGGCTCATTTTAGAAAAATGCCTCCGTGCGCTGACCGTCCAGCACCTCACCAATACCCAGGTTGAGGGCTACGAAATTGTCCTCGTCGATGATGGCTCCACCGATGGCACCCTGGAATGGCTGGCCCAGCACCGCCAAGACTTTCCCCAGGTCGTTACCTACAGCCAAGACCACCAAGGCCCTGCCATGGCCCGCAATCTCGGCGTTCACCAGGCCAAGGGAGACATCATTATTTTCATTGATAGTGACTTGGTCGTCACCGAAAACTTTCTCCAGGCCCATGCCGATGCCCTCATCGCTGGCCAGGCCCAACTCCAGAGTGACCGCCTGTTTACCTACGGGGCCGTAATCAATACCTGCAACTTTGACGACCCTACCAGCGAACCATACAAAATTACCGATTTCTCGGCGGCCTATTTTGCGACGGGTAACGTAGCCATCGCCAAGCAGTGGCTGGAGGCCGCTGGCTTATTTGACACTCAATTTCAACTCTACGGCTGGGAAGACCTGGAACTCGGGGTGCGGCTAAAACAACTGGGTCTGACGTTGATCAAGTGTCCCGCCGCCGTTGGCTACCACTGGCATCCGCCCTTCAGCCTGGCCCAGATTCCCCAACTCATTGATCGGGAAATCCAACGGGGCCGCATGGGTGTGCTGTTTTATCAAAAACATCCCACCTGGGAAGTACGGATGATGATCCAAATGACCTGGCTTCACCGCCTGCTTTGGGGCCTATTATCCTTGGGGGGGCACCTCAACGAAAAGACGCTGGCCCCTTTGCTCCAGTGGTTGATCGACCAAAAACGTCCCCAATTAGCCCTGGAGATTGCCCGTATTTTTCTCAATTGGTACAACGTTCAAGGGGTTTATGCGGCCTACCAGGAACAGGCAGCTGATCCCGCTTCGACCTGA
- the uvrC gene encoding excinuclease ABC subunit UvrC yields MRLSAPLLQDPALLESRLQEIPGDPGVYFMRDGRGDILYIGKAKKLRTRVRSYFRESQPHSPRIALMVQQIAEIEFIVTDTEAEALALEANLIKKHQPHFNVLLKDDKKYPYVCITWSETYPRIFITRKRHLGNAKDRYYGPYVDSFHLRQTLRLIKRIFPLRQRPKPLFKHRPCLNFDIGRCPGVCQQLISPEDYRQTLLKVAMVFQGRTQELRQTLQTQMEALAEALNFEQAALIRDQMSALEHLNADQKVALPKDTVSQDVIALARDDHHCAIQLFQIRAGRLVGRLGFFAEAQTVDAGEILQRVLEEHYQQVEPLEIPLEIVAQAPLPESDWLLHWLSERRGRKVNLVIPQRQQKAELLEMVERNARYELERSQRQVARNLSSLEDLAEILDLAELPQRIEGYDISHFQGANAVASQVVFIDGVPAKQHYRHYKIKNPAVQPGHSDDFASLAEVIGRRFRRYSQGPDREGFPDLVMIDGGKGQLSAVVAVLTELGLLGELQLVSLAKQREEIFLPGEPQPLDTDPEQPGLQLLRRVRDEAHRFAVSFHRQQRLQHSRRSHLEEIPGLGFQRQKQLLAHFHSLDYIREASVTQLKQVEGIGERLAQEIYQYFHPQ; encoded by the coding sequence ATGCGTTTATCGGCCCCGCTACTCCAAGACCCCGCCCTACTGGAAAGTCGTCTCCAGGAGATTCCTGGCGATCCGGGGGTCTATTTTATGCGGGATGGCCGGGGCGATATTCTCTACATCGGTAAGGCGAAAAAGCTGAGAACCCGCGTCCGTTCCTATTTTCGGGAGTCCCAGCCCCATAGTCCGCGCATTGCCCTGATGGTGCAACAGATTGCCGAGATTGAATTTATCGTCACGGATACGGAGGCGGAGGCCCTGGCCCTAGAGGCCAATCTGATTAAAAAGCACCAACCCCATTTCAACGTTCTACTCAAGGATGATAAAAAGTATCCCTACGTTTGCATCACTTGGTCGGAAACCTATCCCCGCATTTTTATTACCCGTAAACGCCACCTGGGCAACGCTAAGGATCGTTACTACGGCCCCTACGTCGATAGTTTCCATCTCCGCCAAACCCTGCGCCTGATTAAGCGAATTTTTCCCCTGCGCCAACGTCCCAAGCCCCTCTTTAAACATCGGCCCTGTCTGAACTTTGATATTGGTCGCTGTCCAGGGGTCTGCCAACAATTGATTAGCCCCGAAGACTACCGCCAAACCCTGCTCAAGGTGGCCATGGTCTTTCAGGGCCGCACCCAGGAACTGCGCCAAACCCTACAAACCCAAATGGAGGCCCTGGCGGAAGCCCTCAACTTTGAACAGGCGGCCCTGATCCGAGACCAAATGAGCGCCCTCGAACACCTCAATGCTGACCAAAAGGTGGCCCTGCCCAAGGATACGGTATCCCAGGATGTGATTGCCCTAGCTCGGGATGATCACCATTGCGCCATTCAACTCTTTCAAATTCGGGCCGGTCGCCTGGTGGGTCGTTTAGGCTTTTTTGCCGAGGCCCAGACGGTAGATGCGGGCGAGATCCTCCAGCGTGTTCTAGAAGAGCATTACCAACAGGTGGAACCCCTGGAAATTCCCTTAGAAATTGTGGCTCAGGCCCCCCTGCCGGAGAGCGACTGGCTTCTCCATTGGCTGAGTGAGCGTCGGGGCCGCAAGGTGAATTTAGTCATTCCCCAACGCCAACAGAAGGCGGAACTGCTCGAAATGGTAGAACGCAATGCCCGCTACGAGCTAGAGCGCAGTCAGCGCCAGGTGGCCCGTAATCTCAGTTCCCTGGAGGATTTAGCCGAAATCTTGGATTTAGCAGAACTGCCCCAACGCATTGAAGGCTATGATATTTCCCATTTTCAAGGGGCCAATGCGGTGGCTTCTCAGGTGGTCTTCATCGATGGCGTGCCGGCTAAACAGCACTACCGCCACTACAAAATTAAAAATCCTGCGGTGCAACCCGGTCATTCCGATGATTTTGCCAGTTTAGCGGAGGTAATTGGCCGTCGTTTTCGTCGCTATAGCCAAGGCCCTGACCGTGAGGGCTTTCCTGACCTGGTGATGATTGACGGCGGCAAGGGCCAACTATCGGCCGTGGTGGCGGTACTGACGGAGTTAGGCCTGTTAGGGGAATTGCAGCTTGTCAGTCTGGCTAAACAACGGGAGGAAATTTTCTTGCCCGGTGAACCCCAGCCCCTGGACACCGACCCCGAACAACCGGGCCTGCAACTCCTGCGCCGGGTGCGGGATGAGGCCCATCGCTTTGCCGTGAGTTTCCATCGTCAGCAACGTCTCCAGCATAGCCGCCGTTCCCATCTGGAAGAGATTCCCGGACTGGGGTTCCAGCGCCAAAAACAACTCCTGGCCCATTTCCATTCCCTGGACTACATCCGCGAGGCCTCGGTGACGCAACTAAAGCAAGTAGAGGGCATTGGCGAACGTCTGGCCCAGGAAATTTATCAATACTTCCATCCCCAATAA
- a CDS encoding carbohydrate ABC transporter permease, with amino-acid sequence MDQANFAVPRHLGRYLLLTGIALLMLFPLVWLLGTALKSPTEDIFGSLLQIWPQRPTLANFLTVWQNYPFARYLGNSLLVASLTVGFNLLFCSLAAYPLARLNFWGRDTLLAAIVATLMIPFQLVMIPLYILTVQLGLRNTYLGIIFPGLASAFGIFLLRQAFQGVPKELEEAARIDGCTELGIWWHVMLPAVRPALVTLGIFVFIGAWSDFLWPLIVLDQPDYFTLPLGVAKLASALDFDWRLIAAGSVISIAPIIVLFIFAQRYIIPTEVGSGVKG; translated from the coding sequence ATGGATCAGGCCAACTTTGCGGTGCCCCGCCATCTGGGACGTTACCTCCTCCTCACCGGAATTGCGCTACTAATGCTGTTTCCCCTGGTGTGGTTGCTAGGAACGGCCCTCAAGTCCCCCACGGAGGATATTTTTGGTTCACTGCTCCAGATCTGGCCCCAGCGGCCCACCCTGGCCAACTTCCTGACGGTCTGGCAAAATTACCCCTTTGCTCGCTACCTCGGTAATAGCCTCTTGGTGGCCAGTCTGACCGTCGGTTTCAATCTCCTATTTTGTTCCCTGGCGGCTTATCCCCTGGCCCGCTTGAACTTTTGGGGCCGGGACACCCTACTGGCGGCCATCGTCGCCACCCTGATGATTCCCTTCCAACTGGTTATGATCCCCCTCTACATCCTGACGGTGCAGTTGGGCCTGCGCAATACCTACCTGGGCATCATTTTTCCGGGTCTGGCCTCGGCCTTTGGTATCTTTCTCCTACGCCAGGCCTTCCAGGGAGTACCCAAGGAACTGGAGGAAGCGGCCCGCATTGATGGTTGTACGGAATTGGGAATTTGGTGGCATGTGATGCTCCCCGCCGTGAGGCCGGCCCTGGTGACGCTGGGGATTTTTGTCTTTATCGGCGCCTGGAGCGATTTTCTCTGGCCCTTAATTGTCCTCGACCAGCCGGATTATTTCACTCTACCCCTGGGGGTGGCTAAGCTAGCCAGTGCCCTGGATTTTGATTGGCGTCTCATTGCCGCCGGCTCGGTCATTTCCATCGCCCCGATCATCGTTCTTTTCATCTTTGCCCAACGGTATATCATCCCCACAGAGGTCGGTAGTGGCGTCAAGGGTTAG
- a CDS encoding AAA family ATPase yields MAYNYSKLDEDNLKWFPNDNSCATLRTIKVLRGQIRGLRKVTVEFCYPITAIAGRNGSCKTTVLALSACAFHNAPNGFKLSGRKQPYYTFSDFFVQTKEETSLGEIQIDCEILHNKWKGREPGAGWQTRIKKLNGRWNNYDSRVHRTVVFLGVERIVPHSERSVSKSYRGKFQSGIAHGWEDDVREIVGRILGTDYTIFSYRQHSRYRMPVVAKKDQKIYSGFNMGAGEHSLFELFSIINECPHGSLILIDEIELGLHEKAQENLIKELKEVCKKRKFQIICTTHSSRILECLPPEGRIFLERTGVETDIICKISPAYATGKLSGRPNVELDILVEDEAAKLILETVLGKELRSRTKILPIGSAAAVMRHLAARYKEERHKKDSMVRVCVFLDGDKASKKTEQINQFTKALENPDEQKESKDWVEKRLLFIPGNEWPEAWIIKTIDRKPFYDRFERELQMSIAEVDDLLDSASRAGKHNEFYEAANILNLDKKVVATHLIKSAFESVPEEAQKITDIIRGFLG; encoded by the coding sequence ATGGCGTACAACTACTCAAAGCTAGACGAGGATAACCTTAAATGGTTTCCTAATGACAATTCGTGTGCAACACTACGCACGATCAAGGTCTTGCGAGGTCAGATACGAGGTCTTAGAAAAGTTACTGTAGAGTTTTGTTACCCAATAACAGCCATCGCTGGGCGTAATGGTTCATGTAAAACTACAGTTCTGGCATTATCAGCCTGTGCTTTTCACAATGCACCCAACGGCTTTAAGTTATCTGGGAGAAAACAGCCTTACTATACTTTTTCGGATTTTTTCGTCCAGACAAAGGAAGAAACTTCACTTGGTGAGATACAAATTGACTGTGAAATTCTTCACAATAAATGGAAAGGTCGTGAACCTGGAGCTGGCTGGCAAACTCGCATTAAGAAGTTAAATGGTCGTTGGAATAACTACGATTCCAGGGTTCATCGCACAGTTGTGTTTCTTGGAGTTGAACGCATTGTTCCACATTCAGAAAGAAGTGTATCTAAGAGTTATCGAGGTAAATTTCAGTCAGGAATTGCTCACGGCTGGGAAGATGATGTTCGCGAAATTGTTGGCAGAATCCTTGGGACTGATTACACTATTTTTAGTTACAGGCAGCATTCAAGATATCGAATGCCTGTTGTAGCTAAAAAAGATCAGAAAATCTACTCAGGCTTCAACATGGGAGCGGGTGAGCACTCTTTATTTGAGTTATTTTCAATCATCAATGAATGTCCACATGGATCTCTGATTTTAATTGACGAAATAGAACTTGGTCTTCACGAGAAAGCTCAAGAAAATTTAATTAAAGAGCTGAAAGAAGTTTGCAAGAAGCGTAAGTTTCAGATTATTTGTACCACTCATTCTTCTCGTATCCTTGAATGCTTACCTCCAGAGGGCAGAATTTTTCTTGAACGCACTGGTGTTGAGACTGATATCATATGTAAAATTTCTCCAGCTTATGCGACTGGAAAGCTTTCAGGTCGCCCAAATGTTGAGTTGGATATTTTAGTAGAAGATGAAGCAGCTAAGTTAATATTGGAAACAGTGCTAGGCAAAGAACTTCGTTCCCGTACCAAGATTTTACCTATTGGCTCAGCCGCAGCAGTCATGCGACACCTCGCTGCAAGGTACAAGGAAGAAAGACATAAAAAAGATAGTATGGTTAGAGTTTGTGTATTCCTTGATGGAGATAAAGCATCAAAGAAAACTGAGCAGATTAATCAATTTACAAAAGCTCTTGAAAATCCTGATGAGCAAAAAGAATCTAAAGATTGGGTGGAGAAGCGCCTACTATTTATACCAGGCAATGAATGGCCCGAGGCATGGATTATTAAAACCATTGATAGAAAACCTTTTTATGATCGATTCGAGCGAGAACTGCAAATGTCAATAGCGGAAGTCGATGATCTACTAGATTCTGCATCTAGAGCTGGTAAACATAATGAGTTTTACGAAGCAGCAAACATTTTGAACCTCGATAAGAAAGTTGTGGCAACTCATCTAATCAAGAGCGCGTTTGAGTCTGTTCCAGAAGAAGCACAAAAAATCACTGATATTATTCGAGGTTTTCTTGGTTAA